One Oryza sativa Japonica Group chromosome 8, ASM3414082v1 DNA window includes the following coding sequences:
- the LOC136357545 gene encoding uncharacterized protein has translation MAAKSDDNSLPPGFGTRPWLVQGSRGDTLTFVDVSDLSLHETVVPEVRGKTCLGCMHGDWLLMLDESTADCFLLRITTNPRTKIQLPPLHQPPLFLSTYEMLESPESANCTILVASSTEAEEECYLLHCHPGDEMWTKSVSPYDDISFSSLMRNYGGKIYDFASNLIAIDVIDGKIELQQLGTIKDEEEDSRRCGRYHIIESCGKLFLLWIDDLGCFYDDGLLTAIRVFCLNLETLSWERVEGIGNDRAFLISGTYAFSCPSIEGVLQGNCVYLVWSSCDSERLYKFCLDDMTISFHQILPQPTKSWSRAFWAIPASTQSISMPQESTIPNNLLWRKPSKDNPPNDFDEHKEDGQENSLRPWDHLPVELLELIVSNLSLVDRIRFPTVCKAWSEVLNPIEQAKVWPWLMHISKQDGTCKLFDPLRSENYNIQVTIFDTNEDRHIFRSSKDGWVLASAGIYGNDIFIINPFTEEIVEPPMLAFLYNYNGVSFSSSNPMCLDCAFFGINSSDSGKFLSTFTWQHGEPHWIEQEFEYNVSFPVGYNNPVMFDGKFYCLGRKGNLGVFDPTSNTWRILDKPEPIHVEMDLFEEDHIGREFCYLVDMDGELISVFLRNANELPRVFKLNRTEISWVEVEDIGGGALFLDYRSSYGVASPDGGNGNRIYFPRYSKDGKPVFYDMNKKTYSPSFYGVIEPLNCVWVVPNLRKNESTSED, from the exons ATGGCCGCGAAATCCGACGACAATTCGCTGCCGCCGGGCTTCGGCACGAGGCCATGGCTGGTGCAGGGATCACGCGGCGACACGCTGACTTTCGTCGATGTGTCAGACCTCAGCCTGCACGAGACCGTTGTTCCTGAGGTTCGAGGGAAGACGTGCTTGGGCTGCATGCACGGCGACTGGCTGCTGATGCTGGACGAGTCTACCGCCGACTGCTTCCTCCTCCGCATCACCACCAACCCGCGGACCAAGATTCAGTTGCCGCCGTTGCACCAGCCTCCGCTGTTCCTATCCACATACGAGATGCTCGAGTCTCCGGAGAGCGCGAACTGCACAATACTAGTTGCCAGCTCGACAGAGGCAGAAGAAGAATGCTACCTTCTTCACTGCCACCCTGGCGATGAGATGTGGACCAAATCTGTGTCCCCGTATGACGACATCAGTTTCTCATCTCTTATGCGCAACTATGGAGGAAAGATTTATGATTTCGCTTCTAATCTCATAGCGATAGACGTGATTGATGGCAAGATCGAGCTACAACAGTTGGGTACCATCAAGGACGAAGAAGAAGATAGCCGTAGATGTGGCCGTTACCATATCATCGAGTCCTGTGGAAAGTTATTTCTATTGTGGATAGATGATCTCGGGTGCTTTTATGATGACGGCTTACTCACCGCCATCCGTGTGTTTTGCTTGAATCTTGAGACATTGTCATGGGAGAGGGTGGAGGGTATTGGCAACGACCGTGCATTTCTCATCTCTGGAACTTATGCCTTCTCATGTCCTTCAATAGAAGGTGTATTGCAAGGAAACTGTGTTTATCTTGTATGGTCAAGCTGCGACAGTGAGAGGCTTTATAAGTTCTGCTTGGATGACATGACCATTAGCTTCCATCAAATTCTTCCTCAACCTACAAAATCCTGGTCCCGAGCATTTTGGGCTATTCCGGCAAG CACCCAATCAATTTCAATGCCACAAGAATCAACCATTCCTAATAATCTTCTATGGAGAAAG CCATCAAAGGATAATCCACCCAATGATTTTGATGAACACAAAGAGGACGGACAAGAAAATTCACTGCGGCCATGGGATCACCTCCCTGTGGAATTGCTAGAGTTAATTGTCTCAAACTTATCCTTGGTAGATCGCATACGATTTCCAACTGTTTGTAAGGCATGGAGTGAGGTGTTGAACCCAATAGAGCAAGCAAAAGTTTGGCCTTGGCTAATGCACATCTCAAAGCAGGATGGGACATGCAAGTTGTTCGATCCTCTACGCAGTGAGAATTACAACATACAAGTTACAATATTTGACACAAATGAAGATCGACACATTTTTCGCTCCTCCAAGGATGGTTGGGTACTAGCATCAGCCGGGATCTATGGCAACGATATATTCATCATAAATCCTTTCACAGAGGAGATTGTGGAGCCCCCTATGCTTGCGTTTTTATATAACTACAACGGTGTGTCGTTCTCATCGTCAAATCCAATGTGTTTAGATTGTGCCTTTTTTGGAATCAACAGCAGTGACAGTGGTAAATTTCTCAGTACTTTTACATGGCAGCATGGAGAGCCTCATTGGATTGAGCAAGAGTTCGAGTACAATGTGTCGTTCCCAGTAGGGTACAATAATCCTGTCATGTTCGATGGGAAGTTCTATTGTCTCGGGAGGAAGGGCAACCTTGGTGTCTTTGATCCAACAAGCAATACTTGGAGAATTCTTGATAAGCCAGAGCCTATCCATGTAGAGATGGATCTCTTTGAAGAAGACCACATAGGAAGAGAGTTCTGCTATTTGGTTGATATGGATGGGGAGTTGATATCTGTATTCTTGCGTAATGCTAATGAGTTGCCTCGAGTGTTCAAACTTAACCGTACAGAGATTTCATGGGTTGAAGTAGAGGACATTGGTGGCGGTGCCTTGTTTCTTGATTACAGATCATCATATGGTGTAGCATCGCCAGATGGTGGCAATGGAAATAGGATATACTTTCCTAGATATTCGAAGGATGGAAAGCCGGTGTTCTATGATATGAACAAGAAGACGTACTCTCCATCTTTCTATGGTGTCATAGAGCCACTTAACTGCGTGTGGGTTGTGCCTAATTTGCGCAAGAATGAATCAACATCCGAGGATTAA